The following proteins are co-located in the Gloeocapsa sp. PCC 7428 genome:
- a CDS encoding PAS domain-containing sensor histidine kinase, which yields MDNQPIRVLLVDDDEDDYILTRDWFLDQGNSFDLEWVTSYNAALAAIAQNRHDVYLLDYRLGDRNGLELLRAAMKAGCTAPMILLTGQGDHEIDVEAMKAGAADYLEKSQITAYALERSIRYALERKRTEQKIREQAALLDVATDAISVQALDSTILFWNKGAERLYGWTAPTAIGKKASELLYLDVPTQLAIAQKIVLAQGEWRGQLSQVTQTGAEIIVESRWTLVRDEQGQPKSILVVNTDITEKKQLEAQFLRAQRMESLGTLASGIAHDLNNILAPILMTAQLLETQLHDERSQRLLPILVTNAKRGAALVKQVLSFAKGLEGKRSVLQLRHIISEIKQITKETFPKSIEICIDVPQSLWTVSGDATQLHQVLMNLCVNARDAMQEGGTLTISAQNLEVDQSYVRKHLDAKVGSYVVLTVADTGCGIPPEVMDRIFEPFFTTKGIGKGTGLGLSTVIGIVKSHGGFINVESEIGKGTQFQMYLPAVEAVETLEVEDLELPQGHGELILVVDDEAPIRETTKTSLETYNYRAVTASNGIEAVALYAEYRDEVSVVITDMLMPAMDGPTTIRTLQKMNPMVKVIAVSGLASKDKMNTVAAAGVKSFLSKPFTTQELLQTIDGILHPNKRVSSTTQLPTLL from the coding sequence ATGGATAATCAACCAATCCGAGTACTCCTCGTGGATGATGACGAAGATGATTATATCCTCACGCGTGATTGGTTTTTAGATCAAGGCAATAGCTTTGACCTAGAGTGGGTCACAAGCTACAATGCGGCGCTAGCAGCGATCGCCCAAAATCGGCATGATGTTTATCTTCTCGATTATCGTTTAGGCGATCGCAATGGCTTAGAACTTTTACGCGCAGCGATGAAAGCAGGCTGTACTGCACCGATGATTCTCCTGACTGGGCAAGGCGATCACGAAATTGATGTTGAAGCAATGAAAGCCGGTGCAGCCGATTATCTCGAAAAAAGTCAAATTACCGCTTATGCTTTAGAACGTTCGATTCGCTACGCACTCGAACGCAAACGCACTGAACAAAAAATCCGCGAACAAGCCGCTTTACTCGATGTCGCTACTGATGCAATTAGCGTCCAAGCATTAGATAGCACAATTTTATTTTGGAACAAAGGCGCAGAAAGATTGTATGGTTGGACTGCCCCCACCGCGATAGGGAAAAAAGCCAGCGAACTATTGTATTTAGATGTTCCGACGCAACTCGCGATCGCGCAGAAAATTGTCCTCGCGCAAGGCGAATGGCGCGGACAGTTATCGCAAGTTACTCAAACTGGTGCAGAAATCATCGTCGAAAGTCGTTGGACACTTGTGCGTGACGAACAAGGGCAACCTAAATCAATTTTGGTCGTTAATACCGATATCACTGAGAAAAAACAACTAGAAGCCCAATTTTTACGCGCGCAACGCATGGAAAGCCTCGGTACGCTGGCAAGTGGCATCGCGCACGATCTTAATAATATCCTCGCACCTATCTTAATGACGGCTCAACTTTTGGAAACACAACTCCACGACGAACGCAGTCAACGACTCTTACCCATACTCGTAACTAATGCCAAACGCGGTGCAGCCTTAGTCAAACAAGTACTGTCTTTTGCCAAAGGGCTGGAAGGAAAACGCAGCGTCTTACAACTGCGGCATATTATATCAGAAATTAAGCAAATTACAAAAGAAACTTTTCCTAAATCGATTGAAATTTGCATTGATGTTCCCCAATCGCTGTGGACAGTTTCGGGCGATGCAACGCAGCTACATCAGGTATTAATGAACCTCTGCGTTAATGCACGGGATGCGATGCAAGAAGGCGGTACTTTGACGATTTCAGCACAGAATTTAGAAGTCGATCAAAGCTATGTGCGCAAACATCTTGATGCTAAGGTGGGGTCTTACGTTGTGCTTACCGTTGCTGATACAGGATGTGGCATTCCACCAGAAGTCATGGATCGCATTTTTGAGCCATTTTTCACCACAAAAGGAATCGGTAAAGGGACAGGGCTGGGACTTTCTACAGTCATTGGTATTGTGAAAAGTCATGGCGGGTTTATTAATGTAGAAAGTGAAATTGGTAAAGGAACACAATTTCAGATGTATTTACCAGCAGTAGAAGCAGTCGAAACGCTCGAAGTAGAGGATTTGGAACTGCCGCAAGGGCATGGTGAATTAATCTTGGTTGTTGATGATGAAGCACCGATCCGAGAAACGACAAAAACCTCACTCGAAACTTATAATTATCGCGCGGTCACTGCGAGTAATGGCATTGAAGCAGTTGCTTTATATGCAGAATATCGCGATGAAGTCAGTGTCGTGATTACTGATATGCTCATGCCTGCAATGGATGGTCCAACAACAATCCGCACGTTACAAAAAATGAATCCGATGGTGAAAGTGATTGCCGTGAGTGGATTAGCGTCTAAAGATAAAATGAATACGGTTGCAGCGGCGGGAGTCAAAAGTTTTTTGTCTAAGCCATTTACGACACAAGAATTACTGCAAACAATTGATGGCATTTTGCACCCTAATAAGCGCGTGAGTAGCACAACACAATTACCTACGTTGCTTTAA
- a CDS encoding response regulator, translated as MRRRRTTVTILMADDDEDDCMLAREAFSESRLANDLHFVRDGEELMDYLYQRGKYAVANSAPRPGLILLDLNMPRKDGREALKEIKADPSLRQIPVVVLTTSKAEEDIYRSYDLGANSFITKPVTFASLVDVMRTIGKYWFEIVELPIEGVGDGHG; from the coding sequence GTGAGGAGGCGTCGCACAACCGTCACAATTTTAATGGCTGATGATGATGAGGACGACTGTATGCTAGCACGCGAGGCGTTTTCAGAAAGCCGATTGGCAAACGATCTGCACTTTGTTCGAGATGGCGAAGAGCTAATGGATTATTTGTATCAACGCGGCAAATACGCTGTTGCAAATAGCGCGCCTCGTCCAGGGCTAATTTTACTTGATTTGAATATGCCCAGAAAAGACGGTCGTGAAGCACTCAAAGAAATCAAGGCTGACCCAAGTTTAAGACAGATTCCTGTTGTTGTCCTCACAACATCAAAAGCCGAAGAAGATATTTATCGTAGCTACGATTTAGGTGCGAACTCATTTATCACGAAACCAGTAACGTTTGCCTCGTTAGTCGATGTAATGCGAACCATAGGTAAATATTGGTTTGAAATTGTGGAATTGCCGATAGAAGGCGTGGGAGATGGGCATGGATAA
- a CDS encoding response regulator: MNITDPEQDPPLVLIVDDEKFTRLQLRLAMEQVGYQVVETSNGEEALVAYTQVQPDIILLDALMPAMDGFTCSRALQTLPGGDRTPILMITALEDQESVDRAFAAGATDYITKPIHWAVLRQRVYRLLQASRATEKLRQQTERARVSEERLRLALDAAHMGTWDWDLLNNKISYSATAAANMGVAEVAVDTYESFLESVHPEDRQVLEQIINTAIAQRTDYDVEFRVVWADGSIHWIAARGQVYYNETGTAIRMTGINIDITDRKHAEAALQQQTLRSQLFADITFKIRRSLHIEEILQTTVTEVQRLLLCDRVVLFQLSSDGSGKVVKEEVVPGLTAILGRNLHDPCFEKQYLDKYIRGHIGCVADIYNSGIQQCYIDFLKQFQVVANLVVPIFIKEKLWGLLIAHQCYKPRQWSHFEVELLQQLSDQIGIALAQAQLLEDETRQRQELTRVNAELQQFASVASHDLQEPLRKIQAFGNRLKAMYGDVLNDQGRDYLDRMQNAAQRMQALIDDLLTLSRIATRAQPFVPVNLTQVAQEVLSDLEILIQQTNGRVMLCELPTIDADALQMRQLLQNLIGNALKFHQQDQVPIVKIYSQALEDWQSTEGEESLDAKLCEIIIEDNGIGFNEKYLDRIFNVFQRLHSRSDYEGTGMGLAICRKIAERHGGRITATSKPMQGAKFIVTLPIKHNRGD; this comes from the coding sequence ATGAATATTACCGATCCTGAACAAGATCCTCCCCTCGTCCTTATTGTTGATGACGAGAAATTTACGCGGCTGCAACTGCGGCTAGCAATGGAACAAGTCGGCTATCAAGTTGTAGAAACAAGCAACGGCGAAGAGGCGCTAGTCGCTTATACGCAGGTGCAACCAGACATTATATTACTCGATGCCTTAATGCCCGCGATGGACGGGTTTACGTGTAGTAGAGCGTTACAAACGCTTCCTGGAGGCGATCGCACGCCAATCTTAATGATTACTGCCTTAGAAGATCAAGAGTCGGTCGATCGCGCTTTTGCAGCAGGAGCTACAGATTATATCACAAAACCAATTCACTGGGCAGTACTGCGGCAGCGAGTATATCGTTTATTGCAGGCGAGTCGAGCAACCGAAAAATTACGCCAGCAGACAGAACGCGCGCGCGTCAGTGAAGAAAGGCTACGATTAGCTTTAGATGCAGCGCATATGGGAACTTGGGATTGGGATTTGCTCAATAACAAGATTTCGTATTCGGCAACCGCAGCAGCTAATATGGGAGTTGCGGAAGTGGCGGTTGACACCTACGAAAGTTTCTTAGAAAGCGTTCATCCTGAAGATCGTCAAGTCTTAGAACAAATCATCAATACGGCGATCGCACAGCGAACCGACTACGATGTCGAATTTCGTGTGGTTTGGGCAGATGGTAGTATTCATTGGATTGCAGCGCGAGGTCAAGTTTACTACAACGAGACAGGCACAGCGATTCGCATGACGGGAATTAATATAGATATTACCGATCGCAAACACGCTGAAGCCGCATTACAACAGCAAACGTTGCGATCGCAGCTATTCGCAGATATCACATTCAAAATTCGGCGATCCTTGCACATCGAAGAAATTTTGCAAACGACGGTGACTGAAGTGCAAAGACTTTTGCTGTGCGATCGCGTTGTTTTATTTCAACTGTCGTCGGATGGTTCGGGTAAAGTTGTCAAAGAAGAAGTTGTTCCAGGACTTACCGCGATTCTTGGGCGCAATCTCCACGATCCTTGCTTTGAAAAACAATACCTTGATAAATATATTCGCGGGCATATTGGTTGTGTTGCAGACATTTATAACTCAGGGATTCAACAGTGCTACATCGACTTTTTGAAACAATTTCAAGTTGTCGCCAATTTAGTCGTCCCGATTTTTATTAAAGAAAAACTGTGGGGTTTACTCATTGCGCATCAGTGCTATAAACCTCGACAGTGGAGTCACTTTGAAGTTGAACTACTGCAACAACTCAGCGATCAAATTGGCATTGCTTTAGCCCAAGCGCAACTCCTCGAAGACGAAACGCGCCAACGTCAAGAACTAACGCGTGTGAATGCCGAATTACAACAGTTTGCGTCAGTTGCTTCGCACGATCTCCAAGAACCATTACGTAAAATTCAAGCTTTTGGTAATCGTTTGAAGGCAATGTATGGCGACGTACTCAACGATCAAGGGCGCGATTATCTCGATCGAATGCAGAACGCCGCGCAGCGGATGCAAGCTTTAATCGATGACTTACTGACACTTTCGCGAATCGCAACACGCGCACAGCCGTTTGTCCCTGTGAATCTCACGCAAGTAGCCCAAGAAGTGTTATCCGATTTAGAAATCCTTATCCAGCAAACCAATGGACGCGTCATGCTGTGCGAATTACCCACAATTGATGCTGACGCGCTGCAAATGCGGCAGTTGTTACAAAACTTAATTGGCAATGCGTTAAAATTTCACCAACAAGATCAAGTACCAATTGTTAAGATTTACAGCCAAGCGCTTGAAGATTGGCAAAGCACAGAAGGTGAAGAATCGCTAGATGCCAAGCTTTGTGAAATTATTATAGAAGATAACGGTATAGGTTTTAACGAAAAATATCTCGACCGGATCTTTAACGTTTTTCAACGACTACATAGTCGCAGCGATTACGAAGGAACGGGCATGGGTTTAGCAATCTGCCGAAAAATCGCCGAACGTCATGGCGGTAGGATTACAGCAACGAGTAAGCCGATGCAAGGAGCAAAATTTATCGTCACGCTGCCAATCAAACATAATAGAGGAGATTGA
- a CDS encoding response regulator, translating into MSRQYLTLNHPDWLPTFRPILFAAILIFVCLGVLQGWTFLLLALILLTVCVGLPLQLEQALLVSAVIFLVGISSPVQLLQTLGLCSVVISSLPLNKFLRDIEWRLAAQSVLVTLANADKSTTPNTLINQALTLLQQITRADIAIALRQIDDVTAQIIASFPAKSLPASLTTPALFADALKQNRCLYYNDYPATSDASHILLAQGAKSVAVLPLVASDTKGAILLIWQRYTLMTPQMRQFVELLLGELRTLLQFTDTTIRLDKLRSRFRAMLETIHQGVVFVDESGEQGWINQAAAVQLGLQPGAVEPPVLAQAMAKLRTSADNQSEIAAQAAQFFAQPLSWKLPSTGDTPAREFPQAEIRNWYWIFQGETPKVLSISSTATRVQNVPGRLWIFDDITEQYLNQKMLVRRTQELSQANQELEKAKTDAEAATRVKSQFLANMSHEIRTPMNAIVGMANLLLSTPLSQQQKEFLETIRTSSNVLLILLNDVLELSKIESGKLELEQRAFNLRTCVEEAVEILAFKAAEKNIELAYIIHPDTPSNIVGDVTRLRQILVNLLSNSVKFTHQGEVVVSVTARELECANKLAGRYEIQFAVKDTGIGIPIETIEHLFQAFSQGDASITREYGGTGLGLAIAKQLCEMMQGRIWVETQADQGSTFYFTIATTIDTSVFPPDSCALHFARKRMLIVVDHPTILQSLVWQAQSWGIVPHSLEPTAALAQIQQGTLFDVVIVDAQIHQSDALIAICQDSKLPLILLTTITTQNVLPQIAQREYVSYLTKPIKTSHLYSILSQIWDQLLESDTNNSDSTFAAHLPLRILLAEDNIVNQKIALHILQSLGYHADVASNGLEVLDTLRRQNYDVVLMDVQMPKMDGLTATRQIVQEFGAEIRPRIIAMTANAMQEDKEECLAAGMNDYISKPIQVEELTQALLKTPKPHTSYSLTLHPQPSAAIDFQKLESLKKMIGENADNIVAELVKCYIEDSAKLIQEMVSASESDDAIALRKAAHTLKSSSATLGAMTLAQQSKELETNSTDGNSSAILYKVEQIKLELARVKAALQAEFQKGQKSEVRNQENLHLQT; encoded by the coding sequence ATGTCTCGCCAATATCTAACACTGAATCATCCAGATTGGCTACCAACATTTAGACCAATATTATTTGCTGCCATCCTGATTTTTGTCTGCTTAGGTGTGTTGCAAGGATGGACATTTTTGTTATTAGCGCTCATTTTGTTAACTGTATGCGTAGGTTTACCGCTGCAACTTGAACAAGCACTACTCGTTAGTGCTGTTATCTTTCTGGTTGGTATATCCTCTCCCGTACAGCTTTTACAAACTCTTGGTTTATGTAGTGTCGTTATTAGCAGTCTTCCCTTAAATAAGTTCCTGCGCGATATCGAGTGGCGTTTAGCTGCACAATCTGTCCTTGTGACGCTGGCGAATGCTGATAAAAGTACAACCCCAAATACGCTCATCAACCAAGCATTAACACTTTTACAACAGATAACTCGTGCAGATATTGCGATCGCCTTACGTCAAATCGATGATGTCACCGCCCAAATCATCGCCAGTTTTCCAGCAAAATCACTTCCTGCTTCCCTCACTACACCTGCACTATTTGCCGATGCATTAAAGCAAAACCGTTGTCTTTACTACAACGACTATCCTGCAACTTCTGACGCTTCGCACATTTTACTCGCACAAGGTGCTAAGTCCGTTGCGGTGCTACCACTCGTTGCGTCAGATACAAAAGGTGCCATTTTGCTGATTTGGCAGCGTTACACCTTGATGACTCCACAAATGCGGCAATTTGTCGAGTTATTGTTGGGCGAGTTACGTACATTACTACAATTTACTGACACAACGATCCGCCTTGATAAACTGCGATCGCGTTTTCGTGCCATGCTAGAAACCATTCATCAAGGAGTTGTCTTTGTTGATGAAAGTGGCGAACAAGGCTGGATTAATCAAGCCGCTGCGGTACAACTAGGGTTACAACCAGGTGCAGTAGAACCACCCGTTTTGGCGCAAGCAATGGCAAAATTGCGGACGAGTGCTGACAATCAAAGCGAAATCGCTGCCCAAGCCGCACAATTTTTTGCGCAACCACTGTCTTGGAAACTTCCCTCAACGGGGGACACCCCCGCGCGGGAGTTTCCGCAAGCCGAAATTCGTAACTGGTATTGGATTTTTCAAGGCGAAACACCAAAAGTTTTGAGTATCTCTAGTACAGCAACGCGCGTGCAGAACGTACCTGGTAGATTGTGGATATTCGATGATATTACTGAGCAATATCTCAATCAAAAAATGCTTGTGCGACGTACTCAAGAGTTATCACAAGCGAATCAAGAACTAGAGAAAGCAAAAACAGATGCTGAAGCCGCAACACGTGTTAAAAGTCAATTTTTGGCAAACATGAGCCATGAAATTCGCACTCCGATGAATGCGATTGTCGGGATGGCGAATTTATTGTTGAGTACTCCATTATCACAGCAACAAAAAGAGTTTTTAGAAACGATTCGTACAAGTAGTAATGTTTTGTTGATACTACTCAACGACGTTTTGGAATTATCGAAAATTGAGTCGGGTAAGCTTGAATTAGAACAGCGTGCTTTTAATTTAAGAACTTGTGTCGAAGAAGCGGTAGAGATCTTAGCTTTCAAAGCAGCAGAAAAGAATATTGAATTAGCCTATATTATTCACCCAGATACTCCAAGTAATATTGTTGGCGATGTGACTCGCTTACGACAAATCCTCGTAAATCTACTTAGTAATTCTGTTAAATTTACACATCAAGGTGAGGTGGTTGTTTCGGTGACAGCCCGTGAGTTGGAGTGCGCTAATAAACTAGCGGGGAGGTATGAAATTCAATTTGCAGTCAAAGATACAGGAATTGGCATTCCGATAGAGACGATAGAACATTTATTTCAAGCTTTTAGCCAAGGCGATGCTTCGATTACACGTGAATATGGCGGTACTGGCTTAGGTTTAGCGATCGCTAAGCAGTTATGTGAGATGATGCAAGGTCGAATCTGGGTGGAAACGCAAGCCGATCAGGGTTCTACTTTTTATTTCACGATCGCAACAACAATTGATACGAGCGTTTTTCCTCCAGATAGTTGCGCATTGCACTTTGCACGAAAGCGGATGTTAATTGTGGTAGATCATCCAACGATTTTACAATCTTTAGTTTGGCAAGCACAATCATGGGGTATAGTTCCCCACAGTTTAGAACCCACAGCAGCACTTGCCCAAATTCAGCAAGGTACATTATTTGATGTTGTGATTGTCGATGCACAAATACATCAATCCGATGCGTTAATTGCTATCTGTCAAGATTCAAAGTTACCATTGATCTTATTAACAACAATTACCACCCAAAACGTACTGCCGCAAATAGCGCAACGAGAGTATGTAAGTTACCTAACTAAACCAATCAAAACATCGCATCTTTACAGTATCTTAAGCCAAATTTGGGATCAATTATTAGAATCTGATACTAATAACAGTGACTCCACATTTGCAGCACACTTACCACTGCGAATTTTGCTTGCAGAAGACAACATTGTTAACCAAAAAATTGCTTTACATATTTTGCAATCTTTAGGTTATCACGCAGACGTTGCTAGTAATGGATTAGAAGTTTTAGATACTCTACGTCGTCAAAATTATGATGTTGTTTTGATGGATGTGCAAATGCCAAAAATGGACGGTTTGACAGCAACGCGTCAGATTGTTCAAGAATTTGGGGCAGAAATCCGTCCTAGAATTATTGCGATGACGGCGAATGCGATGCAAGAAGACAAAGAAGAATGCCTCGCCGCTGGTATGAATGATTACATTAGTAAGCCGATACAAGTCGAAGAACTCACGCAAGCGCTACTGAAAACTCCAAAGCCGCATACTTCTTATTCACTGACGCTTCATCCGCAACCTTCAGCCGCGATCGATTTTCAAAAACTCGAATCTCTGAAAAAAATGATAGGGGAAAATGCGGATAATATTGTAGCTGAGTTAGTCAAATGTTACATTGAAGATTCAGCAAAGCTTATCCAAGAAATGGTAAGTGCAAGCGAAAGTGACGATGCGATCGCACTACGTAAAGCCGCGCATACGCTCAAATCAAGTAGTGCTACGCTGGGTGCAATGACGCTCGCGCAACAAAGTAAAGAATTAGAAACAAACAGTACTGACGGAAATTCAAGCGCGATATTATACAAAGTAGAGCAAATAAAGCTTGAGCTTGCCAGAGTCAAAGCCGCTCTGCAAGCTGAATTTCAAAAAGGTCAGAAATCAGAGGTCAGAAATCAGGAAAACTTACACTTACAAACTTGA
- a CDS encoding alpha/beta fold hydrolase, with the protein MVTSISQRNNVNVLGTGRQTLIFAHGFGTDQNAWRHQVAAFADRYRIILFDHVGAGKSDFAAYSPHRYSSLYSYAEDLLDLCAELKLKDSVLIGHSVSGMVSLLAALVEPQYFCKLIFIGASPRYLNDVDYIGGFEQADLDQLYAAMAANYYAWASGFAPLVMGNPDQPELAIEYANTLSAIRPDIAQAVARVIFQSDHRDELPRLKIPVDILQSNNDIAVPLEVGQYMAQKIANSTLTNIPTTGHLPHLSAPETVTRAIASCLANI; encoded by the coding sequence ATGGTAACAAGCATCTCGCAGCGGAATAACGTCAATGTTCTGGGTACCGGTCGTCAGACATTGATTTTTGCGCACGGTTTTGGTACGGATCAAAATGCCTGGCGGCATCAAGTTGCTGCTTTTGCCGATCGCTATCGCATTATTTTGTTCGATCACGTCGGCGCAGGAAAATCTGACTTTGCTGCGTATAGTCCGCACCGTTATAGCAGTCTGTATAGCTATGCTGAGGATTTACTCGATTTATGCGCTGAGTTGAAGCTGAAAGACAGCGTTTTAATCGGTCACTCAGTGAGTGGTATGGTAAGCTTGTTAGCTGCCCTAGTAGAGCCGCAATACTTCTGTAAATTAATTTTTATCGGCGCATCGCCACGCTATCTCAATGACGTTGATTATATCGGCGGTTTTGAGCAAGCTGATTTAGATCAACTGTACGCCGCAATGGCAGCAAACTACTACGCTTGGGCAAGTGGGTTTGCACCACTCGTGATGGGGAATCCCGATCAACCTGAACTCGCGATCGAGTACGCGAATACTTTATCTGCGATTCGCCCTGATATCGCGCAAGCGGTGGCGCGGGTGATTTTTCAGTCGGATCACCGCGATGAGTTACCGCGACTCAAGATACCTGTGGATATCTTACAATCAAATAATGATATTGCTGTACCGCTAGAAGTTGGTCAGTACATGGCACAAAAGATCGCTAATAGTACGCTGACAAATATTCCCACAACCGGACATTTACCGCATCTCAGCGCACCCGAAACCGTTACCCGCGCGATCGCCTCATGTCTCGCCAATATCTAA
- a CDS encoding DUF4142 domain-containing protein — protein sequence MLKRTLVTAALMALSLVAALEYKSVAQPRVVAADPTIGASKQNRTNLSTLDRQFFIQAAQGGIAEVMLGELALRQASSQSVRDYAQQMINDHTQANNELLKLATAKGVVPPRTPNATQLALMNLLSTLSGNSFDTAYMNEAGVRSHAEQEVLYQRAIEFGQDPDVRAFATKVLPIVQKHLQMARDMTNTSTQSRLRD from the coding sequence ATGCTCAAACGAACACTTGTAACTGCTGCGCTTATGGCACTCAGTTTAGTTGCCGCTTTGGAGTATAAATCTGTAGCTCAGCCACGGGTTGTTGCGGCTGATCCAACTATAGGTGCATCCAAGCAAAACAGAACTAATTTAAGTACCTTAGACAGACAGTTTTTTATTCAAGCCGCCCAAGGGGGAATCGCTGAAGTCATGTTAGGGGAACTGGCGTTGAGGCAGGCATCAAGTCAATCTGTGAGAGATTATGCACAACAGATGATTAACGACCATACGCAAGCAAACAATGAACTTCTGAAGTTAGCTACTGCAAAGGGAGTGGTTCCTCCTAGAACTCCAAATGCTACACAGCTAGCACTGATGAACTTATTGTCTACGCTATCCGGCAACAGTTTTGATACAGCTTACATGAATGAAGCAGGAGTCAGAAGTCACGCTGAACAGGAAGTGTTATACCAGCGTGCAATTGAGTTTGGTCAAGATCCTGATGTGAGAGCTTTTGCTACCAAAGTTTTACCAATAGTACAAAAGCATTTACAAATGGCGCGTGATATGACAAATACATCTACTCAATCAAGGCTGCGGGACTAA